Part of the Moraxella ovis genome is shown below.
AATTCGTCATTTGCTTTTTGAAGCTTTTGTAAAACATCGCTCTGTAGCTCTTGGGGTAGATCCTGTAATAGCGGCGCAACTTTGGCAGCACTGTCAGTCAATACAATCAGCCCCTTGTGCTCAGGACGTGATTTTAGCTCAAAAATCCGCTCAATGGCCGATACATTAAAAGCATCACAGCCCAGCCCCCACACGCTTTCACTAGGATAGGCAAGCACGCCGCCTAAACGTAAGAAATTCACCGCATCAGGTATTTGATCAATATTAAAGATCTTAGGTTCGCACATAACGACCCCCGATTTGAGCCACCAACCCCAATAATTCAAGCTCCATCAGCTGAGCCAGCAGGCTGCCCGTATCCATGTCAGTACTTGCAACCAAAGCATCTAAATCCTTCGGCTCGCTGCCAAGCCTCGATATCAAAAGCGCCAAATGATTCGGCACCACAGGTACAAAGGGCTCAGCCTTGGCAGCGGGCTTAATTTCTTCTGACGAAACTTGTTCATCACTAAATGCTGAAACGCCACGCGAGAATGTCTTAGGCAGCGCAGTATAAGCGCTCTCATCTTGGATATCTTCTAAGATCTGATCTGGATGATAGATGAGCGTCGCACCCTCTCGAATGAGATGATGGCAACCTTCAGCATTCTTATTATCAATCAAGCTTGGCACGGCGAAGACCTGTTTGCCTTGCTCAGCGGCCAGACGAGCCGTGATGAGCGAACCACTTTGAAGTGCGGCTTCTGTAACCACGGTCGCTAATGACAGTCCTGCCACCAATCGATTGCGACGTGGAAAAGTATGCTTACTGGCAGGGGTGCTTGGCAGAAGCTCAGTAATCAGCACACCGCCATCTTGGATGATTTGTGCGAATAATGCGTTATGATTCTTAGGATAGCAGACATCGATGCCTGTACCCATCACGCCGATGGTGCACCCCAATACATCATCTTGGGACAAGGCACCAAGGTGTGCAGCACGATCTACACCCTGCGCCAGACCGCTGGTGATACTAAAACCCGACTGTACCAAATATTGCGCCATATCAAAGGTGATCTTCTGTGCATGCTCTGTCGGATTACGGCTGCCAACGATGGCGATTTGTTTATCCATCAACCGAGCGACATTACCCCGATAAAACAGCACCGGCGGCGGATCATAGATATTGGTTAATTGAACAGGATAAGTCTCATCACCGCAGAATAACACGCCATATACACCACGATTGACGTCATCCGAAACTTTATTGACGAATGCCATCACATTATCCTCATCTTCCCATCTTTTGATGTGGGCGGCATGAATCGACAATGAACGCCACGCATCGACAGGCTGGCTCAGTGCAGACTTAGGATCATCAAAAGCGCCCATCAGCTTATAATAAGACGATAGCGATGTATTAACGATGTACCAAAGCGCTAAAGTGGCTGTATGCGCATTTAAAGTTTGATAAGACATATTTATCATAAGCAGATAAAAACAGCCAAATCATCATGATTCTGGCTGTTTTTTATGGTGGATTTATTTGGCAGCAACTACATTTTTGATCTGTTCTGCTACCAGACGAGCATCATTTTCCAGAATGGTTACGAACTGCTCTTTGTCTTCTAGTCCCACAGTGTGCTCAGGTCTTGGTAGGTCAATTTGACCTAAGGCTTCTGTCATGGTTTCTTCAAATTTAATCGGCAAGGCAGTCTCAGCCACGACGATTTTTTCATTGGCTTGCTTGACATCTAGTGCCACCTTGACGCCATCGGCTGTGTGCGGGTCGATAAGTCTGCCCGTCTCAGTGTGTACTTTTTTAATGGTGTCTAGACGGTCAGCATGAGTAGATTTACCAGATACGAAGCCAAATTTGCCATTGATGTCGCTTAATCTATCTTTTAGATCAAAGCCCTTGCCAGTTCTCACATCGTTGAATAAGGCGTTAACCTTGCTGGTATCCTTATCAAGCAGAAGGTAAATAAAACGCTCAAAATTAGACGCTTTTGAAATGTCCATCGACGGACTAGACGTTACGAAAGTCTCGATTGCTTTTCTTGGCGCATAATTACCAGTGGCAAAAAATTCATTTAGCACGTCATTTTCGTTGGTCGCGACAATAAGGCGATCGATCGGCAAGCCCATCTCACGAGCAATGTGACCTGCGCAGATGTTACCAAAGTTGCCCGATGGCACGCAGAAGCTCACTTTCTCATCATTACTATTCGTCACACCAAAATAACCCTTAAAGTAATAAACAATCTGAGCTAAAATACGACCCCAGTTGATTGAATTGACCGTGCCAAGGCTATATTTCGCCTTAAAATCAGCATCTTCTTGCAGAGCCTTTACGATGTCTTGACAGTCGTCGAACATGCCATTAATGGCAATATTATGAATGTTGTCATCATCTAGGCTATACATCTGCGCGCGCTGAAAGGCACTCATCTTGCCATGTGGCGACATCATAAAGACATGGATATTATCTTTGCCACGCAGCGCATATTCTGCTGCGCTGCCTGTATCGCCAGAGGTCGCGCCAATGATGGTCAGTCTTTCGCCTTTTTGCTTTAAGACGTATTCAAAAGCATTGCCCAAAAATTGCATCGCCATGTCTTTAAAGGCAAGCGTTGGACCATTGGACAGCTCGAGCAAATACACATCATCGTACAAGCGTGTTACTGGCGTGATGTCATCTGAGTTAAACACCGCCTTAGTGTAGGTTTTATCAATTAGAGCTTTTAAATCATCGCTTGGGATGTCTGTTGCAAACAGCGACATGATCTCAAAAGCAAGCTCGGTATAAGACAGCGAACGCCATTTATCCAAAGTAGTACGGTCAATTTGCGGATACACCTCTGGCAGCATCAAGCCGCCATCAGGAGCAAGACCCATCAATAGAACGTCACTAAACTGCATGGGAGCGGTATTACCACGAGTACTGATGTATTGCATAAATTTTCCAAATAAAAAGTTTATAATAAAAGAAATTAGCCAAATTTTAGCACAGTTTGGCAAATGCCGTTACACTTTTTGTAGCAACGCATAATAAAACCCGTCGCCGTCATCGTCATTTAACGGCAAACATTGATAACCCACCGCTTGCTTGATTTGATTGGGTAGGGTCAATTCAAAATCCACCGCTTTGGCGTTTGACATTTTGGCAAGGAAATTTGTGATTTGGCGTTCGTTTTCCGCCTTTAACAAGGAGCAGGTAATATAGAGCAAATGTCCGCCCACCGCCAGATTTTGCCATAGATTTTGTAAAATATCCGCTTGCAAGGCGACCGTTTGGGCGACATCTTGCTCGGCGCGAAG
Proteins encoded:
- the dprA gene encoding DNA-processing protein DprA; translation: MSYQTLNAHTATLALWYIVNTSLSSYYKLMGAFDDPKSALSQPVDAWRSLSIHAAHIKRWEDEDNVMAFVNKVSDDVNRGVYGVLFCGDETYPVQLTNIYDPPPVLFYRGNVARLMDKQIAIVGSRNPTEHAQKITFDMAQYLVQSGFSITSGLAQGVDRAAHLGALSQDDVLGCTIGVMGTGIDVCYPKNHNALFAQIIQDGGVLITELLPSTPASKHTFPRRNRLVAGLSLATVVTEAALQSGSLITARLAAEQGKQVFAVPSLIDNKNAEGCHHLIREGATLIYHPDQILEDIQDESAYTALPKTFSRGVSAFSDEQVSSEEIKPAAKAEPFVPVVPNHLALLISRLGSEPKDLDALVASTDMDTGSLLAQLMELELLGLVAQIGGRYVRT
- the thrC gene encoding threonine synthase, with amino-acid sequence MQYISTRGNTAPMQFSDVLLMGLAPDGGLMLPEVYPQIDRTTLDKWRSLSYTELAFEIMSLFATDIPSDDLKALIDKTYTKAVFNSDDITPVTRLYDDVYLLELSNGPTLAFKDMAMQFLGNAFEYVLKQKGERLTIIGATSGDTGSAAEYALRGKDNIHVFMMSPHGKMSAFQRAQMYSLDDDNIHNIAINGMFDDCQDIVKALQEDADFKAKYSLGTVNSINWGRILAQIVYYFKGYFGVTNSNDEKVSFCVPSGNFGNICAGHIAREMGLPIDRLIVATNENDVLNEFFATGNYAPRKAIETFVTSSPSMDISKASNFERFIYLLLDKDTSKVNALFNDVRTGKGFDLKDRLSDINGKFGFVSGKSTHADRLDTIKKVHTETGRLIDPHTADGVKVALDVKQANEKIVVAETALPIKFEETMTEALGQIDLPRPEHTVGLEDKEQFVTILENDARLVAEQIKNVVAAK